A single window of bacterium DNA harbors:
- a CDS encoding NCS2 family permease has product MKGFLEKIFNLRENNTTVRKEIIAGLTTFMTMSYIIFVNPIILSAGPLEGVGPGLAPTIAATCLAASVLCITMGLYTNYPFALASGMGLNAIVAFQLILGMKLPWQAAMGVIFIEGVVITILVLTGLREAIMNAIPMSLKRAIGVGIGLFILFIGMYEAGLVKQGTGIPVTLGELNTPSVFIAIIGILITAYLMANRVLGSLLLGIILTTILAIIVNYTSGLTVFKNAAVIPTSLISLPDFSTFGAGINFEVFSKVGFLTAILTIFSIMMSDFFDTMGTVIGVGEGGGFLKDGKLPRLNRVLLVDSLGATFGGLASASSVTTYIESAAGVAEGGRTGLTSVIVGILFLLGLFLSPLISIIPVQATAPALILVGFYMCTIILQIPFADFEEGFPALMILVTMPFTYSITNGIGIGFIVYTFIKIVRGKFREVHWMMYLASIAFLIYFTTPLIMSLLR; this is encoded by the coding sequence ATGAAAGGGTTTTTAGAAAAGATATTCAATCTTCGGGAGAATAATACGACGGTGAGAAAGGAAATCATTGCGGGGTTAACCACATTTATGACAATGTCCTACATTATATTCGTTAACCCCATAATTTTGAGTGCAGGTCCTCTTGAAGGAGTAGGACCGGGGCTTGCACCTACCATTGCGGCAACATGCCTGGCGGCAAGTGTTCTTTGCATTACAATGGGACTTTACACCAACTATCCCTTTGCCCTTGCCTCAGGAATGGGACTGAATGCGATTGTTGCCTTCCAACTTATATTGGGGATGAAACTTCCCTGGCAAGCCGCTATGGGTGTCATATTCATAGAAGGTGTGGTTATTACCATACTCGTGCTTACCGGATTAAGGGAGGCAATTATGAACGCCATACCAATGTCTTTGAAAAGAGCGATTGGTGTAGGTATTGGACTCTTTATTCTCTTTATTGGGATGTATGAAGCGGGACTGGTGAAACAAGGAACAGGCATACCAGTTACTTTAGGCGAATTAAACACACCATCTGTCTTTATTGCCATAATAGGCATTCTTATTACAGCCTACCTGATGGCAAACCGGGTTCTCGGTTCACTTCTCCTGGGTATCATCCTGACGACAATACTAGCTATCATCGTCAATTATACATCAGGACTGACTGTATTTAAGAACGCCGCGGTCATACCTACATCGCTCATAAGCCTACCGGACTTTTCTACTTTTGGAGCAGGCATAAACTTCGAGGTATTTTCAAAAGTAGGATTCCTTACAGCCATACTCACTATATTCTCAATTATGATGTCAGATTTCTTCGACACGATGGGGACAGTCATTGGTGTTGGGGAAGGAGGTGGCTTTCTTAAAGATGGCAAGCTTCCACGCCTTAACCGGGTATTACTTGTTGATTCTCTTGGTGCTACCTTCGGCGGATTAGCATCGGCAAGTTCTGTAACTACATACATAGAGTCAGCCGCAGGTGTAGCCGAAGGTGGAAGAACAGGCTTGACATCCGTAATAGTTGGTATATTGTTTCTTCTTGGGCTCTTTTTATCACCACTAATCAGTATCATACCTGTTCAGGCAACCGCACCTGCCTTGATACTTGTAGGATTCTATATGTGCACTATCATCCTGCAAATTCCCTTTGCTGACTTTGAGGAAGGCTTTCCAGCGCTTATGATACTCGTGACAATGCCATTCACCTACAGCATAACAAATGGTATTGGCATAGGCTTCATTGTCTATACCTTCATAAAGATTGTAAGAGGAAAATTCCGTGAAGTGCACTGGATGATGTATTTAGCATCCATAGCCTTCCTCATATACTTTACCACACCCCTTATTATGAGTCTTCTTCGTTAA
- a CDS encoding PIN domain nuclease, which yields MMRKLKLYLDTSIINFAIADDISLEDREVTKKLCSEIKQGIYDGFISEVVLREISATENETKRKALLEFMRSIELEEPLKVNEETVLLAEKYISEEIIPPAYRDDALHIALTTINDIDILVTWNFQHLIKHKTRVKVMGVNTLLGYKNIDICTPKEVVEDV from the coding sequence GTGATGAGAAAATTAAAGCTATATTTAGATACATCCATAATCAATTTTGCTATAGCTGATGATATTTCTTTGGAGGATAGAGAAGTAACCAAAAAGTTATGCAGTGAGATTAAGCAAGGTATCTATGATGGTTTTATCTCTGAGGTGGTTTTACGGGAAATATCAGCCACAGAGAATGAAACAAAACGAAAAGCCCTGCTTGAATTTATGAGAAGCATAGAATTAGAAGAACCATTGAAGGTGAACGAGGAAACCGTTCTTTTGGCTGAAAAATATATAAGTGAAGAAATTATTCCGCCAGCTTATAGAGACGATGCTCTACACATTGCTTTAACCACAATAAACGACATAGACATTTTAGTAACCTGGAACTTTCAGCATCTGATAAAACATAAAACAAGGGTAAAAGTCATGGGTGTAAATACCCTTTTAGGTTATAAAAATATAGATATTTGCACACCAAAGGAAGTAGTAGAAGATGTATAA
- the panB gene encoding 3-methyl-2-oxobutanoate hydroxymethyltransferase → MSRVTTTKLLEMKKANEKITMLTAYDYSMARILDNAEVDILLVGDSLSMVMLGNENTLGVGIDEMVTFTKGVAKGTTNALVVGDMPFLSYKVDVKDAVYNAGRFIKEGGAQAVKVEGGEYVAKTILSMIHADIPVMGHLGLTPQAIHLLGGYKVQGETPDAAKKLIDDAKLLEEIGVFALVLECIPYELAREITETLDIPTIGIGAGPYCDGQVLVIHDILGLYDEVRPKFVRKYVDLKSPINEAVKKYIKDVRGGKFPALEESYE, encoded by the coding sequence ATGTCAAGGGTTACAACAACTAAACTATTGGAAATGAAGAAGGCAAATGAGAAGATAACGATGCTCACGGCTTATGATTACTCAATGGCACGGATTCTGGATAATGCTGAGGTCGATATACTTTTAGTCGGCGATTCATTGAGTATGGTGATGCTGGGAAATGAAAATACCTTAGGGGTGGGAATAGATGAGATGGTTACCTTTACCAAAGGTGTAGCAAAGGGCACGACAAATGCCCTGGTCGTAGGAGATATGCCATTTTTATCATATAAGGTGGATGTAAAGGATGCAGTTTATAACGCCGGCAGGTTTATCAAAGAAGGTGGGGCACAAGCAGTCAAGGTAGAAGGTGGCGAATATGTGGCTAAAACTATTTTATCTATGATTCATGCGGATATCCCGGTAATGGGACATCTTGGACTTACACCTCAGGCAATCCATTTATTGGGTGGATATAAGGTTCAAGGCGAAACCCCTGATGCGGCTAAAAAATTAATAGATGATGCCAAACTCTTAGAAGAAATAGGTGTTTTTGCCTTAGTTTTAGAATGTATTCCGTATGAATTAGCCAGAGAAATTACGGAAACACTTGATATTCCCACGATTGGTATTGGTGCTGGACCTTATTGTGACGGACAGGTGTTGGTTATTCATGATATTTTAGGGCTTTATGATGAAGTGAGACCAAAGTTTGTGCGGAAATATGTGGATTTAAAATCACCAATAAATGAGGCAGTGAAGAAATACATTAAAGATGTCCGAGGAGGCAAATTCCCTGCATTGGAAGAAAGTTATGAGTAA
- a CDS encoding PDDEXK nuclease domain-containing protein produces the protein MGKNKEITTRNYSSLLGRIAEILTQARNKAFREINRAQVLAYWGIGREIVEFEQKGKSRGEYGEQLIERLSRDMTEKFGRGFSPTNLKMMRLFYQSFPIRQTLSDESQNPQTLSAKSGELKKFQTTSGKSQTLSCKSLIRQTPTDRFEPMLSWSNYCELLKVEETLARSFYEQEAIQNNWSVRELKRQIGSMLFERLALSKDTKAVMKMAERGQIIEKPEDVIKDPYILEFLNLKEETSYTESQLEQALIDKLQHFLLELGKGFAFVARQKRITIANRHYYIDLVFYNRLLKSLVLIDLKTDELDHADIGQMNFYLNYIKDNEKTEDENDPIGLILCAKKDDIFAKYILGGLSNKVFASKYKLALPSEKELREKLLEDGR, from the coding sequence ATGGGAAAAAATAAAGAGATAACTACAAGAAATTACAGTAGTCTGCTTGGAAGAATTGCAGAAATTCTCACTCAGGCAAGGAATAAGGCATTTAGAGAAATAAACAGAGCCCAAGTTTTAGCTTACTGGGGAATTGGCCGAGAGATTGTAGAATTTGAGCAAAAAGGGAAATCGAGGGGGGAATATGGAGAACAATTGATAGAAAGGTTATCGAGAGATATGACTGAAAAATTTGGAAGAGGTTTTTCTCCTACTAATTTAAAGATGATGAGGCTTTTCTATCAGTCATTCCCAATTCGTCAGACACTGTCTGACGAATCTCAAAATCCGCAAACACTGTCTGCGAAATCTGGTGAACTAAAGAAATTCCAGACGACATCTGGAAAATCCCAGACACTGTCTTGTAAATCTCTAATTCGCCAGACGCCGACCGACAGATTTGAACCTATGCTCTCCTGGTCTAACTATTGCGAATTACTAAAAGTGGAAGAAACACTTGCCCGCTCTTTTTATGAGCAAGAGGCAATCCAGAACAACTGGTCTGTCCGAGAACTGAAAAGACAGATAGGCTCAATGTTGTTTGAACGATTAGCTTTAAGCAAAGATACCAAAGCAGTAATGAAAATGGCAGAAAGAGGACAGATTATTGAAAAGCCTGAAGATGTAATCAAAGACCCCTATATCTTAGAATTTCTTAATCTTAAAGAAGAAACATCCTATACTGAAAGTCAGTTAGAACAGGCACTTATTGATAAACTTCAACACTTTTTATTAGAACTTGGTAAGGGATTTGCTTTTGTCGCCCGTCAGAAAAGAATTACCATTGCTAACCGTCATTATTACATTGATTTGGTTTTTTATAATAGATTGCTCAAGTCTCTTGTTCTGATAGATTTGAAAACAGATGAACTTGACCACGCAGACATTGGGCAGATGAACTTTTATCTAAACTATATCAAAGATAATGAAAAGACCGAAGATGAAAATGATCCGATTGGCCTTATACTCTGTGCCAAAAAAGATGACATCTTTGCAAAATATATTCTTGGAGGATTGAGCAACAAGGTTTTTGCATCCAAGTATAAATTGGCATTACCATCAGAAAAGGAGTTGAGAGAAAAACTATTGGAAGATGGAAGGTGA
- a CDS encoding GxxExxY protein, whose product MEINQITEKIIGAAIEIHKTLGPGLLEMELSV is encoded by the coding sequence ATGGAAATAAATCAGATAACAGAAAAAATTATTGGTGCAGCAATTGAAATACATAAGACATTAGGTCCAGGTCTATTAGAAATGGAATTAAGCGTATAG
- a CDS encoding trypsin-like peptidase domain-containing protein, protein MRKLIIISLLLLFPVHLLANNTGLEMFMGLQEKIIEVSNEIKPVVVHIEAVQKKGGAKRRVLGSGLLLDREGYIVTTEHLISEADEAMVTMLNDVTKYRAKIIGIDKLTDLALLKIEHHQELKYPVLGNSDTTCVGEWVIAIGNPYGLDGTVYLGIISAKGRDIESEGEIINEFLQTDTSIDPGSSGGPLVNLKGEVIGINSGGAGRGISFTIPISVVKEVINKLKTQGEIERGWIGVSIQEFNRDIAQQFGLPEVTGVIINGVFENSPAAGSGLKPLDIITEFDGKKVKAEKPEAVNELIRIVGDSKIGQEVQIKIIRDKQPLNLTLKIAKQPKIKADELETDFGFAVKEITDYIYRNYKLDSKDGVFVSEVKWDTCASDAQLYEKDIIIKINDMEIKDIKDFKKTIETVKDNNRILLQVKRQKDLILILLKTGEFKKKW, encoded by the coding sequence ATGCGAAAACTAATTATCATTTCTTTATTGCTATTATTTCCTGTTCACTTATTGGCTAATAATACAGGATTAGAGATGTTTATGGGACTTCAGGAAAAAATCATTGAGGTGTCAAATGAAATAAAACCTGTGGTTGTCCATATCGAGGCCGTCCAGAAAAAAGGTGGGGCTAAACGAAGGGTTTTGGGCTCCGGGTTATTATTAGACCGTGAAGGGTATATCGTTACGACTGAACATTTGATTAGTGAGGCTGATGAAGCGATGGTAACAATGCTAAATGATGTTACAAAATACAGGGCGAAGATAATTGGAATAGATAAATTAACCGATTTAGCCTTGCTAAAGATAGAACATCACCAGGAACTAAAATATCCTGTGCTTGGGAATTCAGATACAACTTGCGTCGGCGAATGGGTAATTGCCATTGGTAATCCTTATGGATTGGATGGAACAGTGTATCTTGGCATAATTAGCGCTAAGGGAAGAGACATTGAATCCGAAGGTGAAATAATAAATGAATTCCTGCAGACAGATACCTCAATCGACCCGGGGAGTAGCGGTGGACCTCTGGTAAATTTAAAAGGTGAGGTCATCGGAATAAATAGTGGTGGGGCAGGGAGAGGCATTAGTTTTACTATTCCTATCAGCGTGGTTAAAGAGGTCATAAATAAATTAAAAACTCAAGGGGAAATCGAGCGAGGCTGGATAGGTGTCTCAATCCAGGAATTTAATCGGGATATAGCCCAACAATTTGGCTTGCCCGAAGTTACCGGCGTAATAATAAATGGTGTGTTCGAAAACTCTCCTGCGGCGGGAAGTGGACTTAAACCACTTGATATTATCACTGAATTTGATGGCAAAAAAGTTAAGGCAGAAAAACCCGAAGCAGTAAATGAACTCATCCGAATAGTGGGAGACTCTAAAATCGGTCAAGAAGTCCAGATAAAGATAATCAGAGATAAACAACCGCTCAACCTTACTTTAAAAATCGCCAAACAGCCAAAGATAAAAGCTGATGAATTAGAAACAGACTTTGGTTTTGCGGTTAAGGAAATAACTGACTATATCTATCGGAATTACAAATTAGACTCAAAAGACGGGGTCTTTGTCTCAGAGGTAAAATGGGACACCTGTGCCTCTGATGCACAACTCTATGAAAAGGACATTATTATTAAGATTAATGATATGGAAATAAAAGATATTAAAGATTTTAAAAAAACTATCGAGACGGTTAAGGATAATAATAGGATTTTACTTCAGGTAAAAAGACAAAAGGATTTAATCCTTATTCTTCTGAAGACAGGGGAGTTCAAAAAAAAGTGGTAA
- a CDS encoding FG-GAP-like repeat-containing protein produces MKRELRLCISFFVLFFTSVSWAAKFTDSGQQLVGLNQTSIAWGDYDKDNDLDLAICGRNADGPQTLIYRNDTGILTHDTKQQLIGISYGKIGWTDYDSDGDLDLSLAGYDASVCPTSKIYTNVNGTLTEDPEQHPAIGYGSIAWADSDKDGKQDIYAHAGHDSNWKPYTKLFKKKEDGTTEEIVQNLISMYYGSVAWGDYTGDSRLDLLVTGWTPEGGIIKIYKDVNGTLVEDIDQKVEPAFHSFAVWADYDLDGDVDLFITGQGKEKPITKVYRNDNGILIEDTSQELPGVSFSALAPCDYDKDGDLDLILSGALADKTTITKLFLNDAAIPIPIHHIEILSQQEIFKGGSFTTDNTLDLLAKAYSQENNLIGDVVVHWQINPESGIFSKEKGVSSVLDLIKVGTATIIAYDNQGHTATAEIKIDAGECAFLKIEDEKGNEIGNLSLTADDELIVYAMGYDKDTNTCGLELVHWEIIGDIGSLSTTYGTSTIFYPGKGAVGEGMIKIWDDKGHTCLTGTITTLPGITNYVRIEDTSGKEIGDLETTTDKNHLLFAYGYDKWGNDKGPVEVVWSITGNIGTLSTTQGTMTIFEPLINEKGTITIIELSSGLTDSTGLITVLVGNEHHLVIVDKNNQAVESVILTADDKLEIFAKTFDAKNLEIGVKEVRWTLIGNIGNLSTTTGTGVILDFTTVGTGCVVAESSLSDMTEVITVLPGRLHHFVFNTIDDQIVEIPFEITVTAKDEDGNTVTGYNGTSNTFADTTETIDYDKTVKFIDGVLSNHPVTISNACGSVTILTYTEETEGESNRFAVLGGSICGNISDELGNRLANILIEAYLTFENGTSTLKGSTTTLPDGSYLIAGLPPGTYEVRVVPPKGYQTPEAQVVNVEVVSTKGRLLVMALSGINFVLAASIYPIEDVFVWPNPVHPPHKMTFSKLAGRSGVIKIFNIAGELVKKIPFNDNATWDVTNEDNRTVASGIYIYLIIDTNTGEKKTGKLGVIK; encoded by the coding sequence ATGAAAAGAGAATTAAGATTATGTATTAGTTTTTTCGTTTTATTTTTCACCTCTGTGTCCTGGGCGGCTAAATTTACAGATTCAGGACAACAATTAGTTGGTTTAAATCAAACATCTATTGCCTGGGGGGATTATGATAAAGATAATGATTTAGATTTAGCCATCTGTGGCCGTAATGCCGATGGCCCTCAAACCCTTATTTACCGAAATGATACTGGAATATTAACCCACGATACAAAACAACAACTAATAGGTATTTCGTATGGGAAGATAGGTTGGACTGATTATGATTCAGATGGAGATTTAGACTTAAGCCTTGCCGGATATGATGCCTCTGTTTGCCCTACCTCTAAAATTTATACCAATGTCAATGGCACACTTACCGAAGACCCAGAACAACATCCCGCTATTGGCTATGGCTCGATTGCCTGGGCAGATTCTGATAAGGATGGAAAACAGGATATTTATGCCCATGCGGGCCATGATTCTAATTGGAAACCTTACACCAAGCTATTTAAAAAGAAAGAAGATGGAACTACTGAAGAGATAGTCCAAAATTTAATCAGCATGTATTATGGGTCGGTAGCCTGGGGAGACTATACCGGGGATAGCAGGTTAGATTTATTGGTTACGGGTTGGACGCCAGAAGGCGGCATTATTAAAATATATAAAGATGTCAATGGAACTTTAGTTGAGGATATTGACCAAAAAGTTGAACCTGCTTTTCATTCATTTGCCGTCTGGGCTGATTATGATTTAGATGGCGATGTTGACTTATTTATTACAGGTCAGGGCAAGGAGAAACCTATCACTAAAGTATATCGTAATGATAATGGCATATTAATTGAGGATACTTCTCAAGAATTACCGGGCGTAAGTTTTTCTGCATTAGCACCTTGTGATTATGATAAAGATGGGGATTTAGACCTGATTTTATCTGGTGCGTTAGCAGATAAAACCACTATCACAAAACTCTTCTTGAATGACGCCGCTATTCCTATTCCCATTCACCACATAGAAATTTTATCACAACAGGAAATATTCAAAGGTGGTAGTTTTACCACTGATAATACACTGGATTTATTAGCTAAAGCATATTCTCAAGAAAATAATTTAATCGGTGATGTTGTTGTCCATTGGCAAATTAATCCTGAATCAGGTATCTTTTCAAAGGAAAAGGGAGTTTCTTCCGTGCTTGACTTAATTAAAGTTGGGACTGCCACGATAATTGCCTACGATAATCAAGGACATACCGCAACGGCAGAAATTAAGATTGATGCCGGTGAATGTGCCTTTTTGAAGATAGAGGATGAAAAAGGAAATGAAATTGGTAACCTTTCCTTGACCGCGGATGATGAATTAATAGTTTATGCGATGGGTTATGATAAAGACACTAATACCTGCGGATTGGAATTAGTTCACTGGGAAATAATCGGTGATATTGGTAGTTTATCTACGACTTATGGCACTTCAACTATATTTTATCCAGGTAAAGGAGCCGTCGGGGAAGGCATGATAAAGATTTGGGATGATAAAGGACATACCTGTCTGACAGGGACAATTACAACATTACCCGGAATCACTAATTATGTAAGGATAGAGGATACCTCTGGTAAAGAAATTGGGGATTTAGAGACCACGACTGATAAAAATCATCTACTTTTTGCTTACGGATATGATAAATGGGGAAATGATAAGGGGCCGGTAGAGGTTGTCTGGAGTATAACTGGTAATATTGGCACTTTATCTACGACTCAAGGAACAATGACTATTTTCGAACCATTGATTAACGAAAAAGGCACAATTACCATTATCGAACTATCATCAGGGTTGACAGATTCGACGGGTTTAATTACTGTCCTGGTTGGTAATGAACATCACTTAGTTATCGTAGATAAAAATAATCAGGCAGTTGAGAGTGTGATTTTGACCGCAGATGATAAATTAGAGATTTTTGCAAAAACCTTTGATGCCAAAAATCTGGAAATTGGTGTAAAAGAAGTCCGCTGGACATTAATCGGTAATATTGGTAATCTATCTACGACTACGGGAACAGGTGTTATTTTAGACTTTACAACCGTAGGCACGGGCTGTGTGGTTGCCGAGTCTTCTTTATCAGATATGACGGAGGTAATTACTGTATTACCTGGCAGACTACATCATTTTGTCTTTAATACGATTGATGACCAGATAGTAGAGATACCTTTTGAAATTACCGTAACGGCTAAAGATGAAGATGGAAATACGGTTACAGGTTACAATGGCACATCTAATACCTTTGCTGATACTACAGAGACTATAGATTATGATAAGACGGTAAAATTTATTGATGGGGTCTTGAGTAATCATCCGGTAACCATCTCTAACGCCTGTGGTAGTGTAACTATTCTGACTTATACTGAAGAAACAGAGGGTGAAAGTAATAGATTTGCAGTCTTAGGTGGTTCAATCTGTGGAAATATATCTGATGAGTTAGGCAATAGATTAGCTAACATATTGATTGAGGCATATTTAACATTTGAGAATGGAACTTCTACTCTTAAGGGAAGTACGACTACTTTACCAGATGGTTCTTATCTAATTGCAGGGTTGCCGCCTGGAACTTATGAAGTTAGGGTTGTCCCACCCAAAGGTTATCAGACCCCGGAGGCCCAAGTAGTAAATGTGGAAGTTGTGTCTACTAAAGGTAGACTATTAGTTATGGCACTGAGCGGGATAAATTTTGTTTTAGCGGCTTCAATATATCCAATAGAAGATGTATTTGTCTGGCCTAATCCTGTACATCCTCCTCATAAGATGACCTTTAGTAAATTAGCTGGGAGAAGTGGTGTAATTAAAATATTTAATATAGCTGGTGAGTTAGTAAAAAAGATCCCATTTAACGACAATGCTACCTGGGATGTTACTAATGAGGACAATAGAACTGTTGCCAGTGGAATTTACATCTATCTTATTATAGATACTAATACCGGTGAGAAAAAGACAGGTAAGTTAGGTGTGATAAAATAA
- the folK gene encoding 2-amino-4-hydroxy-6-hydroxymethyldihydropteridine diphosphokinase: protein MSKVYISLGSNLGDREKNIKEAIKLINSRIKVIKTSPIYETEPIGFKEQDWFLNLVAELKTRLSPQELLAILKQIEGKLGKKIERKWGPRTIDLDILLYDDIILDLPDLQIPHKLMHARTFVLIPLSQIAPDIKHPVLNKTIKELLDEGNDKKCMKDSVKFYAEEVGLKNIENIKRTRK from the coding sequence ATGAGTAAAGTTTATATCTCTCTTGGCTCAAATTTAGGCGATAGAGAAAAAAATATTAAAGAGGCAATAAAACTCATTAATAGCCGGATAAAGGTGATTAAAACCTCACCAATTTATGAAACAGAACCTATTGGATTTAAAGAACAGGATTGGTTTTTAAATTTAGTCGCCGAACTAAAAACCAGACTTTCACCTCAAGAATTATTGGCTATTTTAAAACAAATCGAGGGAAAACTCGGCAAGAAAATAGAAAGGAAATGGGGACCCCGAACCATTGATTTAGACATATTGCTTTATGATGATATTATTTTAGATTTACCCGATTTACAAATACCTCATAAATTAATGCACGCACGGACATTTGTTTTAATTCCATTATCTCAAATCGCCCCAGACATCAAACATCCAGTCTTGAATAAAACAATAAAAGAATTATTAGATGAAGGGAATGACAAAAAATGTATGAAAGATAGCGTCAAGTTTTACGCAGAAGAAGTAGGTTTGAAAAATATCGAGAATATCAAAAGGACAAGAAAGTGA
- the folB gene encoding dihydroneopterin aldolase, whose translation MNLDKIIISEIVFYGYHGVTEIEQELGQKFLVDVELHLDLKSVQHLEDTVDYKEVYNLVKNIEQKKKYRLIESLATDIAQAILDKTRAIEVTVRVTKPQVPIAGVVNYVAAEITRSKNE comes from the coding sequence ATGAATTTAGATAAGATTATCATTTCAGAAATAGTTTTTTATGGCTATCATGGTGTAACTGAGATTGAGCAAGAGTTGGGGCAAAAATTCTTAGTCGATGTAGAACTACATTTAGATTTAAAGTCAGTCCAACACCTTGAAGATACGGTTGATTACAAAGAAGTGTATAATTTGGTGAAAAACATTGAACAAAAGAAAAAATATCGGCTAATTGAATCTTTAGCCACAGACATTGCTCAGGCAATTTTAGACAAAACCAGAGCAATTGAAGTCACTGTTCGGGTAACAAAACCCCAAGTCCCTATTGCGGGTGTAGTAAATTATGTCGCGGCTGAGATTACCAGAAGCAAAAATGAGTAA